Part of the Esox lucius isolate fEsoLuc1 chromosome 25, fEsoLuc1.pri, whole genome shotgun sequence genome, AGAAGGAGGTCAATGTTAAAGACCTGGACTAACAGAACACATCCAGAAGGAGGTCAATGTTAAAGACCTGGACTAACAGAACACATCCAGAAGGAGGTCAATGTTAAAGACCTGGACTAACAGAACACATCCAGAAGGAGGTCAATGTTAAAGACCTGGACTAACAGAACACATCCAGAAGGAGGTCAATGTTAAAGACCTGGACTAACAGAACACATCCAGAAGGAGGTCAATGTTAAAGACCTGGACTAACAGAACACATCCAGAAGGAGGTCAATGTTAAAGACCTGGACTAACAGAACACATCCAGAAGGAGGTCAATGTTAAAGACCTGGACTAACAGAACACATCCAGAAGGAGGTCAATGTTAAAGACCTGGACTAACAGAACACATCCAGAAGGAGGTCAATGTTAAAGACCTGGACTAACAGAACACATCCAGAAGGAGGTCAATGTTAAAGACCTGGACTAACAGAACACATCCAGAAGGAGGTCAATGTTAAAGACCTGGACTAACAGAACACATCCAGAAGGAGGTCAATGTTAAAGACCTGGACTAACAGAACACATCCAGAAGGAGGTCAATGTTAAAGACCTGGACTAACAGAACACATCCAGAAGGAGGTCAATGTTAAAGACCTGGACTAACAGAACACATCCAGAAGGAGGTCAATGTTAAAGACCTGGACTAACAGAACACATCAGGAAGGAGGTCAATGTTAAAGACCTGGACTAACAGAACACATCCAGAAGGAGGTCAATGTTAAAGACCTGGACTAACAGAACACATCCAGAAGGAGGTCAATGTTAAAGACCTGGACTAACAGAACACATCCAGAAGGAGGTCAATGTTAAAGACCTGGACTAACAGAACACATCCAGAAGGAGGTCAATGTTAAAGATCTGGACTAACAGAACACATCCAGAAGGAGGTCAATGTTAAAGACCTGGACTAACAGAACACATCCAGAAGGAGGTCAATGTTAAAGACCTGGACTAACAGAACACATCCAGAAGGAGGTCAATGTTAAAGATCTGGACTAACAGAACACATCCAGAGGGctcagtgtgtatgtttaggtgtgtcAGTCCTATCAAAGTGAAAACCTGTTGGTGTTACACTAAGTGAGGTTATTTTGCCCGGCCCTAATTAACAAAATATCAGTTCTTAAGCTTGTGGATAAAATTAGGCATCAGATGTTTACCGGTTTAAAATGGACACATAAGGAtgtgtattttaatgtttgtcACTCAGCTCAGTTTGGAGTGTCGCCTGGTCTGATGGTGGAGTGAATGTGAGTGTCACCTGGTCTGATGGTGGAGTGAATGTGAGTGTCACCTGGTCTGATGGTGGAGTGAATGTGAGTGTCACCTGGTCTGATGGTGGAGTGAATGTGAGTGTCACCTGGTCTGATGGTGGAGTGAATGTGAGTGTCACCTGGTCTGATGGTGGAGTGAATGTGAGTGTCACCTGGTCTGATGGTGGAGTCCCTTCCAAAAAGGTGAAGTCTGCGACGACCAAGacagaagtgttctatgatgtGGAATATCTCCACCGGCTTCTCAACGTTGCCAATCTCCGGTTCCTCTGTGATGATCAGGTCAATATCCACGTTAGCATGGATGAAATCTCCATCTGTTGACCTGCGGACTGTGCCTTTAATCCCCATCAGACAGTGTtcctggaggagcagaacatgaagaataaactgtttaaagaCCTCCACAGTGTtcctggaggagcagaacatgaagaataaactgtttaaagaCCTCCACAGTGTtcctggaggaggagaacatgaagaataaactgtttaaagaCTTCCACAGTGTTTCCTGTAGGAGGAGAACAtgaagaataaactgtttaaagaCCTCCACAGTGTTTCCTGTAGGAGGAGAACAtgaagaataaactgtttaaagaCCTCCACAGTGTTtcctggaggaggagaacatgaagaataaactgtttaaagaCCTCCACAGTGTTtcctggaggaggagaacatgaagaataaactgtttaaagaCCTCCACAGTGTTCCTGGAGGAGAACAtgaagaataaactgtttaaagaCCTCCACAGTGTtcctggaggagcagaacatgaAGAATAAACTGTTCAAAGACCTCCACAGTGTTTCCTGTAGGAGGAGAACATGAAGAATAAACTGTTCAAAGACCTCCACAGTGTtcctggaggagcagaacatgaagaataaactgtttaaagaCCTCCACAGTGTTCCTGGAGGAGAACATGAAGAATAAACTGTTCAAAGACCTCCACAGTGTTAACCCAGATTGTGagtctttgtgtgagtgtgtttgtctgcattgcgtgtggatgtgttgtgtgtgtgtgtgcagacgTGTtgggtgtgtaagtgtgtgtatgtttgtgtaggtgtgtggatgtttgtgtaggtgtgtgtatgtttgtgtaggtgtgtgttacCTTGGTCCTCTGAAACACAGCTTTGGGGTCAAGGGTTTTCGTCTTTCCAGGATTATTCTTGTTGGTCTTGATCCAGCAGATGTCTTCACAACGCCTGAAACCCCACTTCctcagacactggacagaacaCAAACCTGTTACTGAGtatgtgtgtttacgtgtgtgtttacgtgtgtgtttacgtgtgtgtttACATTACCATTCTGCCCAGGTCCAGTCCCTCTCCCGATCCACACCAGAGGAAGACAAAGGAACGCAGTGCTGATATCTCCTCAATCTCCAACTTCATTATCTATAGTGAACACACAGTACTGATATCTCCTCAATCTCCTACGTCATTATCTATAGTGAACACCCAGTACTGATATCTCCTCAATCTCCAACGTCATTATCTATAGTGAACACCCAGTACTGATATCTCCTCAATCTCCAACGTCATTATCTATAGTGAACACCCAGTACTGATATCTCCTCAATCTCCAACGTCATTATCTATAGTGAACACCCAGTACTGATATCTCCTCAATCTCCAACGTCATTATCTATAGTGAACACCCAGTACTGATATCTCCTCAATCTCCAACGTCATTATCTATAGTGAACACACAGTACTGATATCTCCTCAATCTCCAACGTCATTATCTATAGTGAACACACAGTACTGATATCTCCACAATCTCCAACGTCATTATCTATAGTGAACAATGACATCTCCAACTACACTGAGTTGTAATAAGTTCActgtaacaaaaaaacatagacAAGATTCCTGTATTAATATTATGGTCCAAGGACATATTGATAATTGTTTTACTGGATAAAGCTGTAACTtgaaaaatagatatttttaagAGACATTTTATAAGGTTTGGTTTTGTATACAGAGTTATGGGGGTCCATTTTGACTGACAGAAGATGTTCTGTCCTCATTCTGCTCTAAACTCTTCAGGCATGCTCCTTAAGGGCAGGAGGCTCCAGGGTCAAAGGTCAATTACTGACGTTACATCTGATAGTTTTAAACACACTCACATCGTCCCAGTTCCAGAAGCGTTCGGTGTGTGAGATTCCTGACTCTCGGTAGTACTCCTCTAGGGGAGGTTCCAGGAGGATCACGTCAAACTTACACTTCAGGTCACGCAGGTCAAAGTGTTCTGGGTCCGCCTGCAGATACCTACACGCGcacccacacgcacgcacatgcacgcatacacccacatccacacaaacacccacacaaacacccacacacgttAGAGGAAACATATAGATGCTTCAAGACTTTAGAACACAATGTTATGAGGCTGGGTGAAATGACTACGTAAGCGTGTAACGTGTGACTACGTAAGCGTGTAACGTGTGACTACGTAAGCGTGTGTCGTGTGACTACGTGAACGTGTGTCGTGTGACTACGTGAACGTGTGTCGTGTGACTACGTGAACGTGTGTCGTGTGACTACGTGAACGTGTGTCGTGTGACTACGTAAACGTGTGTCGTGTGACTACGTAAACGTGTGTCGTGTGACTACGTAAACGTGTGTCGTGTGACTACGTAAACGTGTGTCGTGTGACTACGTAAACGTGTGTCGTGTGACTACGTAAACGTGTGTCGTGTGACTACGTAAACGTGTGTCGTGTGACTACGTAAACGTGTGTCGTGTGACTACGTAAACGTGTGTCGTGTGACTACGTAAACGTGTGTCGTGTGACTACGTAAACGTGTGTCGTGTGACTACGTAAACGTGTGTCGTGTGACTACGTAAACGTGTGTCGTGTGACTACGTAAACTGTGGTCCTAACGTGTGTCGTGTGACTACGTAAACGTGTGTCGTGTGACTACGTAACGTGTGTCGTGTGACTACGTAAACGTGTGTCGTGTGACTACGTAAACGTGTGTCGTGTGACCTACGTAAACGTGTGTCCGTGTGACTACGTAAACGTGTGTCGTGTGACTACGTAAACGTGTGGTCGTGTGACTACGTAAACGTGTGTCGTGTGACTACGTAAACGTGTGTCGTGTGACTACGTAAACGTGTGTCGTGTGACTACGTAAACGTGTGTCGTGTGACTACGTAAACGTGTGTCGTGTGACTACGTAAACGTGTGTCGTGTGACTACGTAAACGTGTGTCGTGTGACTACGTAAACGTGTGTCGTGTGACTACGTAAACGTGTGTCGTGTGACTACGTAAACGTGTGTCGTGTGACTACGTAAACGTGTGTCGTGTGACTACGTTAAACGTGTGTCGTGTGACTACGTAAACGTGTGTCGTGTGACTACGTAAACGTGTGTCGTGTGACTACGTAAACGTTACGTGTTCGTGTGACTACGTAAACGTGTGTCGTGTGACTACGTAAACGTGTGTCGTGTAACTACGTAAAACGTGTCGTGTGAATACGTAAACGTGTAACGTGTGACTACATAAACGTGTGACTACGTAAACGTGTGTTGTGTGACTACGTAAACGTGTAACGTGTGAATACGTAAACGTGTGACTACGTAAACGTGTAACGTGTGAATACGTAAACGTGTAACGTGTGAATATGTAAACGTGTGACTACGTAAACGTGTGTCGTGTGACTACGTAAACGTGTGTCGTGTAACTACGTAAACGTGTGTCGTGTGACTACGTAAACGCGTGTCGTGTGACTACGTAAACGCGTGTCGTGTGACTACGTAAACGCGTGTCGTGTGACTACGTAAACGCGTGTCGTGTGACTACGTAAACGTGTAACGTGTGAATACGTAAACGTGTAACGTGTGAATATGTAAACGTGTGAATACGTAAACGTGTAACGTGTGAATACGTAAACGTGTAACGTGTGAATACGTAAACGTGTAACGTGTGAATATGCAAACGTGTGACTACGTAAACGTGTGTCGTGTGACTACGTAAACGTGTGTCGTGTGACTACGTAAACGTGTGTCGTGTGAATACGTAAACATGTGTTGTGTGACTATGTAAACATGTGTTGTGTGTCATACATGGGCGGAGTGTTGGTGGTTGATATGAGTTCATCCTTCAGTCTGATCAGCTCTCTCAGTTTAGGATACTCTTCAAATCTGTCAGCCAGACCTGGAACACACAACTGTTACTCTGAAGTAGTGACTGCATTCTCCCATCCCATGGGTACAAACCCACAAGCACGGCGTTGCAATGCCACACTCCCCAACGCCGTGCGCACACTCCCCAACGCCGTGCGCACACTCCCCAACGCCGTGCGCACACACTCCCCAACgccgcgcgcacacacacacacacccccacgccacgcacacacacacacacacccccacgccacgcacacacacaccccaacgccgcgcacacacactccccaacgccgcgcacacacacacacacacccccacaccgcacacacacccccacgccacgcacacacacaccccaacgcCGCGccgcacacacaccccaacgCCGCGccgcacacacaccccaacgccgtgcacacacacacacacacacaccccaacgccgcacacacacactccccaacgccgcgcacacacactccccaacgccgcgcacacacactcccccacgccgcgcacacacacacccccacgccacgcacacacacaccccaacgccgctcacacacacacaccccaacgccgctcacacacaccaacacacaaacagacacatcgTACCAACGTCTCTGATGAAGTTCTGAGGTCTGTGCCCGGTGTCGACAAAGTGTTGGCAGTAGTCATTATGGGGGTTCAGACTCTGGGTACCCTGATAATAACAGACAGTGTTGGCAGTAGTCATTATGGGGGTTCAGACTCTGGGTACCCTGATAATAACAGACAGTGTTGGCAGTAGTCATTATGGGGGTTCAGACTCTGGGTACCCTGATAATAACAGACAGTGTTGGCAGTAGTCATTATGGGGGTTCAGACTCTGGGTACCCTGATAATAAAAGACAGTGTTGGCAGTAGTCATTATGGGGGTTCAGACTCTGGGTACCCTGATAATAACAGACAGTGTTGGCAGTAGTCATTATGGGGGTTCAGACTGAGTACCCTGATAATAAGACATTCttctaatattttgttgtgtcaAAAAATGGGGGGACAGGGGGAAGAGCAGCGATGGGGGTACTAACAATAAGTCAGCTAAATAAcaagagataaagacagaaacaaagaggGCAAAATGTCACCTTCAGGAAGGTGCTGGAGTCCTTATAGACCTCTTCATAAGGGTTGTTCTCATCTGGGGGGGGGGCCTCCACCTCATCCTACACACGCCAACAAACAAGTCAACAAACACGCCAACAAACATGCCAACAAACATGCcaagaaacacagagaaaccaAACCATTTCAGATTTTTCAATGTAGTAATCCTTCTTAATCTCCACTAGCATTCTGCGCCTACAAAGATGAATGGAATTATTGTGTGTGGTGTTTCTACCTTCTGCTCCTCAACATCGTCTTCAGTGTCCTCACCATCAATCTGGGACTTCCTCTTTGAGCAGGTCCCGGCCGTGTCCAACGatgccctacacacacacacacaaacacacaaagtaaaacTGGGGATATTAGTGGGAGCCAGGGGTTTACATTTCTTATATCTTGGGGGGCTGGactggtttgtgtttgtgtggtgtgtgtgtgactggggtgtgtgtgtgtgcgtggatgGGTGtatgcgtggtgtgtgtgtgtgtatgcgtatgCGTGGTGTGtgactggggtgtgtgtgtgcatgcgtggtgtgtgtgtgtgtgtgtgtgtatgcgtggtgtgtgtgactggggtgtgtgtgtgtctggggtgggTGCGTGAATGGGGTGTGTCATACCTGCATGTCCCTCTAGTCTCCTCGATCTCCTTCAGTTCATCT contains:
- the mettl14 gene encoding N6-adenosine-methyltransferase non-catalytic subunit, with translation MNSRLQEIREKQKLRRQLLAQQLGAESADSIGAVLNSKDELKEIEETRGTCRASLDTAGTCSKRKSQIDGEDTEDDVEEQKDEVEAPPPDENNPYEEVYKDSSTFLKGTQSLNPHNDYCQHFVDTGHRPQNFIRDVGLADRFEEYPKLRELIRLKDELISTTNTPPMYLQADPEHFDLRDLKCKFDVILLEPPLEEYYRESGISHTERFWNWDDIMKLEIEEISALRSFVFLWCGSGEGLDLGRMCLRKWGFRRCEDICWIKTNKNNPGKTKTLDPKAVFQRTKEHCLMGIKGTVRRSTDGDFIHANVDIDLIITEEPEIGNVEKPVEIFHIIEHFCLGRRRLHLFGRDSTIRPGWLTVGPTLTNSNFNAEAYSSHFSVPQSHLSGCTEEIERLRPKSPPSKLKSERGGGSARGGRGGPNVGRGGDRGRERNRSFRGDRGGFRGRGGQHRGFPPR